A stretch of the Malus domestica chromosome 08, GDT2T_hap1 genome encodes the following:
- the LOC103408503 gene encoding disease resistance protein RUN1-like isoform X2: MALVRTSPGTSSDSNTFRSYCYDVFLSFRGEETRKTFTDHLYTALNNAGFLTFRDDDELERGEYIKPGLQKAIQQSRTSVVVFSKDYASSSWCLDELVLILERKRTTSDHVVLPVFYDVDPSHVRKQTGSVGKAFARSQKNQSPEKVQGWRKALAEIADLAGMVLQNQADGYESTFIKNIIKVIGDKLSRTPLSVEPKLIGIQSQAERINLWFQDGSSDVGIFVVYGMSGIGKTTIAKHVYNSNFGSFQGSSFIENIKETADRPNGLVQIQMQLLCDILNGREVKIHSVSEGIIKIERAISSKRVLLVLDDVDHMDQLDAILRMKDQFYPGSKILITTRCERLLKADQVTEVHRVQTLDDNESLKLFSWHAFGQDHPIEEYMEHSKQLVQHSGGLPLALKVLGSSLSGGRIGVWESALEKLKVIPDGEIMSKLRISYESLKDDHDRKLFLHIACFLIGRNKSYIVRIFDGCDFYTIIGIQNLIDRCLVTLDEYGKVNMHDLIRAMGREIVRQESEEPEKRSRLWRHKDSFQVLRKKNFLPSLKILDVSHSHGLSETIDFSLSPNLEELILVDCTSLKNVHESIGNLERLVYLNLKDCKNLRMLPKNMCMLKSLETLILSGCLNLDEFPVEMMKKMESLKVLETDGIPIGELWPKRSSTILSSFPCSLVELSLKGCNLSDDVFSTDLSALSYLRRLHLDANPICSLPVFIKGLRRIDELSFKGCDRLESLVGLPEVHQRLSIKECISLKKITFHSPGPHYLTRVFCDDNRNLVECE, encoded by the exons ATGGCTCTTGTGAGAACATCTCCAGGAACCTCCTCTGATTCCAACACTTTTCGGAGTTATTGCTACGACGTGTTCTTGAGCTTCAGAGGGGAAGAAACTCGCAAGACTTTTACCGACCACCTCTACACAGCCTTGAACAACGCAGGATTTCTTACGTTCCGAGACGACGATGAACTTGAGAGAGGAGAATATATAAAGCCAGGACTGCAGAAAGCGATCCAGCAGTCACGAACTTCTGTTGTCGTGTTTTCGAAAGATTACGCGTCATCCAGTTGGTGTCTTGATGAGCTTGTGCTGATCCTTGAACGCAAGAGGACCACCTCGGACCATGTAGTTTTACCAGTCTTCTACGATGTCGATCCGTCCCACGTGAGGAAGCAGACAGGAAGTGTTGGAAAAGCATTTGCTAGAAGCCAGAAAAATCAGTCGCCGGAAAAGGTGCAGGGATGGAGGAAGGCACTTGCAGAGATTGCAGACCTAGCAGGCATGGTCTTACAAAATCAAGCTGATGG GTACGAGTCAACGTTTATCAAAAACATTATTAAAGTGATAGGAGACAAGTTAAGTCGCACGCCATTGAGTGTTGAACCAAAATTGATTGGAATTCAATCTCAAGCCGAACGCATCAATTTGTGGTTCCAAGATGGATCAAGTGATGTTGGTATATTTGTTGTGTATGGCATGTCTGGAATCGGGAAGACAACCATTGCAAAACATGTTTACAATTCAAACTTTGGAAGCTTTCAAGGAAGTAGTTTCATTGAAAATATCAAGGAAACAGCAGATCGACCAAATGGCTTAGTTCAAATACAAATGCAACTTCTTTGTGATATTTTGAACGGCAGAGAAGTGAAAATACACAGTGTTAGTGAGGGAATAATTAAGATTGAAAGGGCCATAAGCTCTAAAAGAGTTCTACTTGTTCTTGATGATGTTGACCATATGGACCAATTAGATGCAATCCTAAGGATGAAAGATCAGTTTTATCCTGGAAGTAAGATACTAATAACAACTAGGTGTGAAAGGTTGTTAAAGGCAGATCAAGTTACAGAGGTGCACAGAGTTCAAACTTTGGATGACAATGAATCATTAAAGCTTTTCAGTTGGCATGCTTTTGGCCAGGACCATCCCATAGAAGAATACATGGAGCACTCAAAACAGCTAGTGCAACATAGCGGCGGACTTCCATTAGCTCTAAAAGTTTTGGGTTCTTCTTTATCAGGAGGACGTATAGGTGTATGGGAAAGTGCATTGGAGAAGCTAAAAGTTATTCCTGATGGTGAAATCATGAGTAAACTAAGAATAAGCTATGAAAGTTTAAAAGATGACCATGACCGGAAATTATTCCTCCACATTGCTTGTTTCCTAATAGGAAGGAACAAAAGTTACATTGTTAGAATATTCGATGGATGTGATTTCTATACAATCATTGGCATTCAAAATCTCATTGATAGATGCTTGGTGACACTTGATGAATACGGCAAGGTGAACATGCATGACTTGATTCGTGCTATGGGAAGAGAAATTGTTCGCCAAGAATCAGAAGAGCCTGAGAAACGTAGTAGATTATGGCGCCATAAGGATTCTTTCCAAGTATTGAGGAAAAAGAAT TTTCTTCCATCGTTGAAGATCCTTGACGTCAGCCATTCTCATGGCCTTAGTGAAACCATTGACTTCTCACTTTCCCCCAATCTAGAGGAACTGATTCTTGTAGATTGCACAAGCCTGAAGAATGTTCATGAATCCATTGGAAACCTGGAGAGACTCGTGTActtgaatttgaaggattgcAAGAATCTTAGGATGCTTCCGAAGAACATGTGCATGCTtaaatcacttgaaacactCATTTTATCTGGTTGCTTAAATCTTGATGAGTTTCCAGTggagatgatgaagaagatggagtCTCTGAAAGTTCTTGAGACGGATGGAATTCCAATAGGTGAATTGTGGCCAAAAAGAAGTTCAACTATCTTGAGTTCTTTTCCGTGCTCTTTGGTAGAGTTAAGTCTGAAGGGGTGCAATCTTTCTGATGATGTCTTTTCTACGGATTTAAGTGCTCTATCCTACTTGCGAAGACTACATTTGGATGCGAATCCAATTTGCAGTCTGCCAGTtttcatcaaaggtttgaggaGGATCGATGAACTCTCTTTCAAGGGTTGTGATAGGCTCGAATCGCTTGTGGGGTTGCCGGAAGTACACCAAAGGCTAAGTATAAAAGAATGcatatcattaaaaaaaataacttttCATTCCCCTGGGCCACATTATCTAACACGTGTATTTTGCGATGACAACCGGAATCTTGTTGAGTGTGAGTGA
- the LOC103408503 gene encoding disease resistance protein RUN1-like isoform X1 encodes MALVRTSPGTSSDSNTFRSYCYDVFLSFRGEETRKTFTDHLYTALNNAGFLTFRDDDELERGEYIKPGLQKAIQQSRTSVVVFSKDYASSSWCLDELVLILERKRTTSDHVVLPVFYDVDPSHVRKQTGSVGKAFARSQKNQSPEKVQGWRKALAEIADLAGMVLQNQADGYESTFIKNIIKVIGDKLSRTPLSVEPKLIGIQSQAERINLWFQDGSSDVGIFVVYGMSGIGKTTIAKHVYNSNFGSFQGSSFIENIKETADRPNGLVQIQMQLLCDILNGREVKIHSVSEGIIKIERAISSKRVLLVLDDVDHMDQLDAILRMKDQFYPGSKILITTRCERLLKADQVTEVHRVQTLDDNESLKLFSWHAFGQDHPIEEYMEHSKQLVQHSGGLPLALKVLGSSLSGGRIGVWESALEKLKVIPDGEIMSKLRISYESLKDDHDRKLFLHIACFLIGRNKSYIVRIFDGCDFYTIIGIQNLIDRCLVTLDEYGKVNMHDLIRAMGREIVRQESEEPEKRSRLWRHKDSFQVLRKKNGTKKIQGLFLDMRNHPANNPINTNEIVLETNAFARMRNLQLLHLSHVRLDGCYVDFPTGLRWLCWLEFPLDSIPIDFPLENVIVLEMQYSSLRQVYKGTKFLPSLKILDVSHSHGLSETIDFSLSPNLEELILVDCTSLKNVHESIGNLERLVYLNLKDCKNLRMLPKNMCMLKSLETLILSGCLNLDEFPVEMMKKMESLKVLETDGIPIGELWPKRSSTILSSFPCSLVELSLKGCNLSDDVFSTDLSALSYLRRLHLDANPICSLPVFIKGLRRIDELSFKGCDRLESLVGLPEVHQRLSIKECISLKKITFHSPGPHYLTRVFCDDNRNLVECE; translated from the exons ATGGCTCTTGTGAGAACATCTCCAGGAACCTCCTCTGATTCCAACACTTTTCGGAGTTATTGCTACGACGTGTTCTTGAGCTTCAGAGGGGAAGAAACTCGCAAGACTTTTACCGACCACCTCTACACAGCCTTGAACAACGCAGGATTTCTTACGTTCCGAGACGACGATGAACTTGAGAGAGGAGAATATATAAAGCCAGGACTGCAGAAAGCGATCCAGCAGTCACGAACTTCTGTTGTCGTGTTTTCGAAAGATTACGCGTCATCCAGTTGGTGTCTTGATGAGCTTGTGCTGATCCTTGAACGCAAGAGGACCACCTCGGACCATGTAGTTTTACCAGTCTTCTACGATGTCGATCCGTCCCACGTGAGGAAGCAGACAGGAAGTGTTGGAAAAGCATTTGCTAGAAGCCAGAAAAATCAGTCGCCGGAAAAGGTGCAGGGATGGAGGAAGGCACTTGCAGAGATTGCAGACCTAGCAGGCATGGTCTTACAAAATCAAGCTGATGG GTACGAGTCAACGTTTATCAAAAACATTATTAAAGTGATAGGAGACAAGTTAAGTCGCACGCCATTGAGTGTTGAACCAAAATTGATTGGAATTCAATCTCAAGCCGAACGCATCAATTTGTGGTTCCAAGATGGATCAAGTGATGTTGGTATATTTGTTGTGTATGGCATGTCTGGAATCGGGAAGACAACCATTGCAAAACATGTTTACAATTCAAACTTTGGAAGCTTTCAAGGAAGTAGTTTCATTGAAAATATCAAGGAAACAGCAGATCGACCAAATGGCTTAGTTCAAATACAAATGCAACTTCTTTGTGATATTTTGAACGGCAGAGAAGTGAAAATACACAGTGTTAGTGAGGGAATAATTAAGATTGAAAGGGCCATAAGCTCTAAAAGAGTTCTACTTGTTCTTGATGATGTTGACCATATGGACCAATTAGATGCAATCCTAAGGATGAAAGATCAGTTTTATCCTGGAAGTAAGATACTAATAACAACTAGGTGTGAAAGGTTGTTAAAGGCAGATCAAGTTACAGAGGTGCACAGAGTTCAAACTTTGGATGACAATGAATCATTAAAGCTTTTCAGTTGGCATGCTTTTGGCCAGGACCATCCCATAGAAGAATACATGGAGCACTCAAAACAGCTAGTGCAACATAGCGGCGGACTTCCATTAGCTCTAAAAGTTTTGGGTTCTTCTTTATCAGGAGGACGTATAGGTGTATGGGAAAGTGCATTGGAGAAGCTAAAAGTTATTCCTGATGGTGAAATCATGAGTAAACTAAGAATAAGCTATGAAAGTTTAAAAGATGACCATGACCGGAAATTATTCCTCCACATTGCTTGTTTCCTAATAGGAAGGAACAAAAGTTACATTGTTAGAATATTCGATGGATGTGATTTCTATACAATCATTGGCATTCAAAATCTCATTGATAGATGCTTGGTGACACTTGATGAATACGGCAAGGTGAACATGCATGACTTGATTCGTGCTATGGGAAGAGAAATTGTTCGCCAAGAATCAGAAGAGCCTGAGAAACGTAGTAGATTATGGCGCCATAAGGATTCTTTCCAAGTATTGAGGAAAAAGAAT GGTACAAAAAAAATCCAAGGTCTTTTCCTGGATATGCGTAACCATCCTGCAAACAATCCAATAAACACAAATGAGATAGTCTTGGAAACCAATGCATTTGCAAGGATGCGCAATTTACAACTACTCCATCTTAGTCATGTACGATTGGATGGATGTTATGTAGATTTCCCTACAGGATTAAGATGGTTGTGTTGGCTTGAATTTCCTTTGGATTCTATACCAATTGATTTTCCTTTGGAGAACGTAATTGTTCTTGAAATGCAATACAGTAGCTTGAGACAAGTATACAAAGGAACAAAA TTTCTTCCATCGTTGAAGATCCTTGACGTCAGCCATTCTCATGGCCTTAGTGAAACCATTGACTTCTCACTTTCCCCCAATCTAGAGGAACTGATTCTTGTAGATTGCACAAGCCTGAAGAATGTTCATGAATCCATTGGAAACCTGGAGAGACTCGTGTActtgaatttgaaggattgcAAGAATCTTAGGATGCTTCCGAAGAACATGTGCATGCTtaaatcacttgaaacactCATTTTATCTGGTTGCTTAAATCTTGATGAGTTTCCAGTggagatgatgaagaagatggagtCTCTGAAAGTTCTTGAGACGGATGGAATTCCAATAGGTGAATTGTGGCCAAAAAGAAGTTCAACTATCTTGAGTTCTTTTCCGTGCTCTTTGGTAGAGTTAAGTCTGAAGGGGTGCAATCTTTCTGATGATGTCTTTTCTACGGATTTAAGTGCTCTATCCTACTTGCGAAGACTACATTTGGATGCGAATCCAATTTGCAGTCTGCCAGTtttcatcaaaggtttgaggaGGATCGATGAACTCTCTTTCAAGGGTTGTGATAGGCTCGAATCGCTTGTGGGGTTGCCGGAAGTACACCAAAGGCTAAGTATAAAAGAATGcatatcattaaaaaaaataacttttCATTCCCCTGGGCCACATTATCTAACACGTGTATTTTGCGATGACAACCGGAATCTTGTTGAGTGTGAGTGA
- the LOC139198278 gene encoding uncharacterized protein: MSPTEWWIMYGTDAPTVRKLAIKVLSQTASSSACERNWSTFALIHTKQRNKLAHSSLEKLVYCYYNMKLQIRDKEAEIDHVDRGDPLDVFDIVGEDDDTEGNQLFQWIRPLHLDDDEGNPAPRVAEEARNEGINVERVLEEEVGSSSADSFEELLHPMPSNTGIPPFSNPTQPQHRADTNDSSSTRSGDSPTTGGGNDEGNSGAGGSGAGGSGGGYGNYYGPPPPGYMSPFTGEANFTHATQDDDHGSRRAGPGIGAIGKDYTRRERGKGILSSQEDDSLSRTSDSFGLGSSNYGYTHNQPFPYPSYPIPVGMESSDSWNQSQPQSSNDFSYGQPQPISDPYG; this comes from the exons atgtctccta ctgaatggtggatcatgtatgggaccgatgcaccaactgtgagaaagttagcaataaaagtattatcacaaacagcttcctcatcagcttgtgaaagaaattggagcacatttgcactcatccatacaaagcaaagaaataagttggctcatagtagcttggaaaaattagtttattgctactacaacatgaagcttcaaattcgagataaggaagcagaaatcgatcatgtcgaccgtggtgacccactagatgtgtttgatattgttggtgaagatgatgatacggagggtaaccaactttttcaatggattagacctcttcatttagatgatgatgaaggcaacccagctcccagagttgctgaagaagcacgtaatgaagggataaatgtagaaagagtattagaggaggaggtgggatctagcagcgctgactctttcgaAGAACTTTTGCACCCAATGCCAagcaacactggaattccacctttttccaatcctacacaaccacaacatcgtgctgatactaatgatagctctagtacaagatcaggagactcacctaccaccggaggtgggaatgatgaaggaaatagtggagctggaggtagtggagctggaggtagtggtggtggatatggaaactattatggaccgccacctcccggatatatgagccccttcactggtgaggcaaacttcacgcatgcaacacaagatgatgaccatggcagtaggcgggcaggaccaggaattggtgccatagggaaggactatactcgcagagaaagaggcaaagggattttgtcaagtcaagaagatgactcgttatctagaacttcagactcttttggattgggaagtagtaactatggttatactcataaccaaccatttccctacccttcatatcccattcctgttgggatggaatcgagcgactcatggaatcaATCAcagcctcaatcttcaaatgatttttcttatggacaacctcaaccaatctcggatccatatgggtag